The following is a genomic window from uncultured Fusobacterium sp..
GAGCTCTGATACTTCCTTGTCTTGCTCTACCAGTTCCCTTTTGTTTGAAAGGTTTTCTTCCTCCTCCTCTAACCATTGCTCTAGTCTTAGTAGCTGCAGTTCCTTGTCTAGCAGCTGCTAATTCTGCAGTTAGTACTTCATGAAGTACTGCTTGATTAGGCTCAATCCCAAACACTGTATCTTTAACTTCTACAGTTCCAGTTTGAGTTCCTGTCAAGTCATATATGTTTAAAACTGCCATTATTTTCCTCCTTCCACATCTACTAATGAATTATTTTTTTACAGCTGGTTTAACAACTATGTAACTGTTTTTTGATCCAGGTACTGCACCTTTTATTAATAATAAGTTGTTTTCTGCATCAACTTTTACTACTTTAAGGTTTTGAACTGTTACAGTTTCATTTCCATATTGTCCAGCCATTCTTTTTCCTTTTAATACTTTACCAGGCCAAGTTGACATTCCGATAGATCCACCTAGTCTGTGGTTTCTAGATACCCCGTGAGAAGCTCTGTTTCCACCGAATCCGTGTCTCTTCATAACTCCTGATGTTCCTTTACCTTTTGAAGTTCCTGTAATATCTACGAACTCTACTCCAGCTAAAACATCAACTTTAATCTCTTGTCCTAATTCATAACCTTCAACTGAGTCTACTCTTAATTCTTTTACGAATCTTTGAGGATTTACTCCTGCTTTCTTGAAGATTCCCATTACTGGTTTAGTAGTGTTTTTTTCTTTTTTCTCATCAAATCCTAATTGTAGAGCTGTATATCCATCGTTTTCTACAGTTTTCTTTTGTAGTACGAAGTTAGGACCAGCTTCAACAA
Proteins encoded in this region:
- the rplC gene encoding 50S ribosomal protein L3, translating into MSGILAKKIGMTQIFEDGKFIPVTVVEAGPNFVLQKKTVENDGYTALQLGFDEKKEKNTTKPVMGIFKKAGVNPQRFVKELRVDSVEGYELGQEIKVDVLAGVEFVDITGTSKGKGTSGVMKRHGFGGNRASHGVSRNHRLGGSIGMSTWPGKVLKGKRMAGQYGNETVTVQNLKVVKVDAENNLLLIKGAVPGSKNSYIVVKPAVKK